A stretch of DNA from Pseudoliparis swirei isolate HS2019 ecotype Mariana Trench chromosome 5, NWPU_hadal_v1, whole genome shotgun sequence:
ATAAAGaagcatattaaaacattgCATACCCTCAAATATCTCACAAGTTTGATTGCTTGATGCGAGCTAATTTTAGGACTCTTCTTGGGTCCTTTTGCAGTAGGGGGAAGTAGGTGAACCAGCAGTAGGATGCTTGACAGGTCACTGTCCCAGCCTAGGGGGAAACCAGAAGAAAGTAGAAGATTTAACAAAGACTtacatgtgaaaataaatatatccacaTTATGCTCAGACAAGATTTCTGAATCAGGCAAgtaaattaatgttttaaaaagataaTGAGCGATGCTTACCAGACGTATCTGAGGAGAGCTGCCCAGACAACAAAAATGTCTCTTGCTCTTTGGTCCAGCTTGATAGGTACAGGTGGTTGAGCATCTCCGAGATAGAACTGCAGTGTCGCGCTGGACTGTCTTTATCCTTCAGGCCAAATAACCAGATCCACTGTCAGCATCATAGAAGTGCTCCTATAAAATTcgagaagaaagaacaaaactaaACATAACTGATGGGTCACAGCCAAACAaggcaaattcagaataacctCCCTGCATACATTGTAGTATAAGCCATTCATTTACAAACTTACATATCCATTTGTTGATTAAGGATCCCCAGGTAAGGAAATAGAGTGGTAGTGCCAAGAGCGTATTTTGTTCGCACATAGGTTGGTGGGATCCTCctttaaaaagtagaaaaacatattatttttcaaactttaaaattgtaaaatgtcaaactaaaataagtattattatcaagaagaaagcaaaaaagacagacatctctaaagtaaactatattaatgcaaacaaaTGATTTGTGTTATCATGATAACTATTCGTCTTTTTGTTTACAATTCCCGTGGCTTCTTTTGCACTGATCATACATTCGCCCGGTTTTCCCATTGGCTAATTAATTTGTATAACTTAATTGCTTTAATATTTTTGCTCCAGAAAtgagattatattttatatatatcatttaataaTGTGACAGGGTTCTGCATCTTAATAATGTGTGAGACAACTGCATCTTATGCTATgaagaaaaaatagatttaagGTGGGCaccagtgaacataaaatgcttACCCATGAACTTCAATCATGTCAGCCACCAGTAGGTTTATCATATGTCGCCGGGTACCATCCGTCAATGTCTTCGTTTTGTCATATTCATGCAACACTTTTACTCCCCCTGGCTTGGACTGAAGAACATCTCTCaccatctaaaaataaaaagaatcagACAATAAGTTATCATGTTAACCTTTACGGCAACAAGAGCACTGCTCGTTTGGACAATGTCTTTGGGTTTCAGTTTTATTAACAAATGTAATGTGCGATATACCGCTTCAGCTGATTCCCGATCGTCGTGGGTCCTTTTCCTCCCACCATCGTTCTCAAGAGTTATTGTTGCATCAGATGAATCAGAAGGCACAGAGGATACGGTGTCTGACACATTCGACTCAAAGGAAATTTCTGCTAGCTCTGGTTGAAGCACAACTGCAAGACAGTTCaaagaaatacacaaaaaaAATTGGTTATACCGTCACAACTCTACAATACTAGTCAGAAAAACAGCTCACAGTACATTACAGTTCATGATCCTCATTTTCCCCTAACAAAGCTAAATCTTACCTCCAGACTTTTCTGTGGACACATTGACGGTAAGGTCCCCTGCTTGTAAAAGTTCctcaaacacatctgcatccaCCTCTGTCCCTGATTGATCCGTCAAGTGCAAgtctgtctgtagaggaagacctaACTTTCCTATTACTGAGAGAATATCAGATTTAGAAAAATGGTCCTTTGTAAACTTCTATtgacacttttattattataatgtctgAGCAGTGTGCAGAATATGCGATATAAATTCCCCATCATACACCAATTGTCCATTTTGACTTGCTCACAAGACATAACAATTGgtcaacataataaaaaaacaattgataGGCGAGGCAACCAAACATTacttaaattaatataaaaagacACTATAACATGAACTGACATTCAAGCAAATAATTAGTTTACTCCAAACAGATACAACTGTGTAATAAACAAGTTATACCAACCTctcaataaatgtattgtagtcTTCATAGCCTGCTTCGGTTTCTGCCACCTGAACATACTTCTGACTTGAACCAAATATCACCTTGACCAGCATATTGTcctacaaagaaaagaaaaaaacattcatgaaaAGTCTAaaactcatgttttgttttccccttgcctTTTCTATGCCACAGGTTACCCGCCCGTTATGGAGGACATTTTTTAGATTTTCAACCCGCCCAAAGTGATCGAAATTCGGACCCCAGACTTGGGCAAACCACGCCGAATCATGGAGCCACGGATAATCTTTAATTCGACTGGAGGACGTTTTCCTTAAGCGGGTCCATAAATCGCTTAACCCGACGAAAGCGGGTCGCGCATTCTCCAGGT
This window harbors:
- the LOC130193879 gene encoding uncharacterized protein LOC130193879 isoform X1, producing MFRWQKPKQAMKTTIHLLRVIGKLGLPLQTDLHLTDQSGTEVDADVFEELLQAGDLTVNVSTEKSGVVLQPELAEISFESNVSDTVSSVPSDSSDATITLENDGGRKRTHDDRESAEAMVRDVLQSKPGGVKVLHEYDKTKTLTDGTRRHMINLLVADMIEVHGRIPPTYVRTKYALGTTTLFPYLGILNQQMDMSTSMMLTVDLVIWPEG